In one window of Erythrolamprus reginae isolate rEryReg1 chromosome 1, rEryReg1.hap1, whole genome shotgun sequence DNA:
- the GPR135 gene encoding G-protein coupled receptor 135, with protein sequence MEEEAALPSNASAAPGNGSAWSGPATAPSDLVAEARWGWSGAALVSQGLLLLSIFALSTLGNGAVVVIIARHRQLRTVTNALVLSLSLSELLDALLGLPLAFVSLLQGRPHGSWVFGRRLCLASATLHAGLGIAATLTMTLLSFDRYCAIVRQPLHKMGRRRATQLLVAVWLAALGFSGAWYLLAQEEEEEEERPLVGPGSPASFHCMYVLPWGSSHLGPPYSATLIVLCYLLPFALMCFCHYNICRAVRLTESRVRPLTTYGHLLRFYGEMRTATTVLIMIVSIICCWGPYCILGLAAATGRFSFPPAVDTVASWMAWANGAINPLIYATRNPNISLLLGRNREGGYRAQKPMAAYLAAARGHRLESKSRADRYASYGHDSGGNVKNNQTCSSPGTGREVAMWAFKNPAVLFCRDAQPGSASGVGLSHKSGNVDTCL encoded by the coding sequence ATGGAGGAGGAGGCGGCCTTGCCGAGCAACGCTTCTGCCGCGCCCGGCAACGGAAGCGCGTGGAGCGGGCCGGCCACGGCGCCTTCGGACCTCGTGGCGGAGGCGCGGTGGGGCTGGTCGGGGGCGGCGCTGGTCTCGCAGGGCCTGTTGCTGCTCTCCATCTTCGCGCTTTCCACGCTGGGCAACGGGGCCGTGGTGGTCATCATCGCCCGGCACCGGCAGCTCCGGACGGTCACCAACGCCTTGGTGCTGTCGCTGTCGCTGTCCGAGCTCCTGGATGCCCTCCTGGGCCTGCCCTTGGCCTTTGTCAGCCTCCTCCAGGGCCGGCCGCATGGCAGCTGGGTCTTCGGGCGCCGCCTCTGCTTGGCCAGCGCCACCCTCCATGCCGGCCTGGGCATTGCCGCCACCCTGACCATGACCCTGCTCTCCTTTGACCGCTACTGTGCCATTGTCCGCCAGCCGCTGCACAAAATGGGCCGCCGGAGAGCCACCCAGCTCCTGGTTGCTGTGTGGTTGGCCGCCCTGGGCTTCTCAGGCGCTTGGTACCTGCTggcccaggaggaggaggaagaggaggagcggCCGCTTGTTGGGCCCGGCTCCCCTGCTTCCTTCCATTGCATGTACGTCCTGCCTTGGGGCTCTTCCCACTTGGGCCCCCCTTATAGTGCCACTTTGATTGTCCTCTGCTACCTGCTGCCCTTCGCCCTCATGTGCTTCTGCCACTACAACATATGCCGGGCGGTGCGGCTGACCGAGAGCAGGGTGCGCCCGCTTACCACTTACGGGCACCTCCTGCGTTTCTATGGCGAGATGCGCACCGCCACCACCGTTCTGATTATGATTGTTTCCATCATCTGCTGCTGGGGCCCTTATTGTATATTAGGCTTGGCTGCTGCGACGGGACGCTTCTCCTTCCCCCCAGCCGTAGACACAGTGGCAAGCTGGATGGCCTGGGCCAATGGTGCCATTAACCCCCTCATCTATGCCACCCGCAACCCTAACATTTCTCTGCTGCTTGGACGCAATCGGGAAGGAGGCTACCGGGCTCAAAAGCCTATGGCTGCCTATTTGGCGGCCGCTCGGGGTCATCGCCTAGAGAGCAAAAGCCGGGCGGACCGCTATGCCAGCTACGGGCATGACAGTGGGGGCAATGTAAAGAATAACCAGACCTGCTCCAGTCCAGGCACTGGTAGAGAAGTGGCCATGTGGGCTTTTAAGAACCCAGCTGTGCTTTTTTGCCGCGATGCACAACCTGGTTCAGCGTCTGGAGTGGGCTTGTCACACAAATCAGGCAATGTTGATACTTGCCTTTGA
- the L3HYPDH gene encoding trans-3-hydroxy-L-proline dehydratase — MSAGDRGDWQPPRAAGSSALRTVEMHAGGEPLRVVVPGALGRLEPGPELPLLSRRRRLLDSPELDAVRRLLMHEPRGHRDMYGALVLPSELADAALGALFVHNEGASSMCGHAVICLGRFALDYGLCPPSPPPGETAVTIHCPCGPVTAFASWDGQRSGSRVRFHSVPAFAAATDITIDVSGFGKVVLDIGYGGAFYAFLSAEQLGLDVCSSKIRDLVDAASAVTEAVKAQFKVHHPLIEDMAFIYGTILTDGKDEFSDEPTSNICVFADAQVDRSPTGSGVTARIALQHHKGLIQLNQTRTFRSSSTGSLFTGKAIKETKCGEHNAVIVEVSGESFYTGTSTFTFEENDPLKYGFFLK, encoded by the exons ATGTCTGCGGGTGACCGCGGTGATTGGCAGCCCCCGCGCGCGGCAGGCAGCTCGGCCCTCCGTACGGTGGAGATGCACGCGGGAGGGGAGCCGCTCCGGGTGGTGGTGCCGGGCGCGCTGGGACGGCTGGAGCCCGGGCCTGAGCTGCCTCTCCTGAGTCGGCGGCGTCGCTTGCTGGACTCCCCGGAGCTGGACGCTGTGAGGCGGCTACTGATGCACGAACCCCGCGGACACCGCGACATGTACGGCGCCCTGGTGCTGCCCAGCGAGCTGGCCGACGCCGCCCTCGGAGCCCTCTTCGTGCACAACGAGGGCGCGAGTTCCATGTGCGGCCACGCCGTCATTTGCCTGGGCCGCTTTGCCCTCGACTACGGCCTCTGTCCGCCCTCGCCTCCCCCCGGCGAGACCGCCGTCACCATTCACTGCCCCTGCGGGCCTGTCACGGCTTTTGCGTCCTGGGACGGGCAGCGCAGCGGGAGCCGCGTTCGTTTCCACAGCGTGCCTGCCTTCGCCGCGGCTACCG ATATAACCATTGATGTTTCTGGCTTTGGAAAAGTCGTCCTTGATATTGGCTATGGGGGTGCTTTCTATGCATTTCTGAGTGCTGAACAATTAGGCCTTGATGTATGTTCCTCAAAAATTAGGGATCTTGTAGATGCAGCATCTGCAGTAACAGAAGCCGTAAAGGCTCAG TTCAAAGTTCACCATCCCCTTATTGAAGATATGGCTTTCATTTACGGAACTATACTGACAGATGGAAAAGATGAATTTAGTGATGAACCTACAAGTAATATATGTGTATTTGCAGATGCACAG GTTGATCGAAGTCCTACAGGATCAGGTGTGACTGCTCGTATTGCCTTACAACACCATAAAGGATTAATTCAGCTGAACCAGACCAGGACCTTCAGAAGCAGTTCAACTGGTTCCTTGTTCACTGGAAAAGCAATAAAG GAAACAAAATGTGGTGAACACAACGCTGTTATAGTAGAAGTCTCAGGAGAATCTTTTTATACTGGAACATCAACTTTCACATTTGAAGAAAATGATCCACTAAAATATGGTTTCTTTCTCAAGTAA